The Candidatus Hydrogenedentota bacterium genome window below encodes:
- a CDS encoding helix-turn-helix domain-containing protein — MLLTVKDLSHELQVNPTTLYAWAKQGKIPCKRLHKLVRFERAEIDTWLASCPTGLTPPLPDLRPDASRTDVDALIASAKREVYTSRHGETRPKSGLIRKGEQDGAV, encoded by the coding sequence ATGTTGTTAACGGTCAAAGATCTGTCCCACGAGCTGCAAGTGAATCCGACGACCCTCTACGCCTGGGCGAAACAAGGGAAGATCCCCTGTAAGCGTCTCCACAAGTTGGTACGCTTCGAACGTGCGGAAATTGATACCTGGCTAGCGTCCTGTCCCACCGGCCTCACGCCTCCCCTGCCCGATCTGCGTCCTGACGCATCCCGAACCGACGTGGATGCCCTGATTGCGAGTGCCAAACGTGAGGTCTATACTTCTCGCCACGGGGAAACCAGACCGAAATCAGGCCTCATCAGGAAGGGGGAGCAGGATGGGGCTGTTTAA